From one Culex quinquefasciatus strain JHB chromosome 3, VPISU_Cqui_1.0_pri_paternal, whole genome shotgun sequence genomic stretch:
- the LOC6037566 gene encoding histone H3 translates to MARTKQTARKSTGGKAPRKQLATKAARKSAPATGGVKKPHRYRPGTVALREIRRYQKSTELLIRKLPLQRLVREIAQDFKTDLRFQSSAVMALQEASEAYLVGLFEDTNLCAIHAKRVTIMPKDIQLARRIRGERA, encoded by the coding sequence ATGGCCCGTACCAAGCAAACCGCTCGCAAGTCCACCGGAGGAAAGGCCCCCCGCAAGCAGCTGGCCACGAAGGCGGCCCGTAAAAGTgctccggccaccggtggagTGAAGAAGCCTCACCGTTACCGGCCGGGAACGGTTGCCCTGCGGGAGATCCGCCGCTACCAGAAATCCACCGAGCTGCTGATCCGCAAGTTGCCCTTACAGCGGCTGGTCCGCGAGATCGCCCAGGACTTCAAGACCGACCTGCGCTTCCAGAGCTCGGCCGTTATGGCGCTGCAGGAGGCCAGCGAGGCGTACCTGGTCGGACTGTTTGAGGACACGAATCTTTGCGCAATTCACGCCAAGCGAGTCACCATCATGCCCAAGGACATCCAGCTGGCACGGCGGATCCGTGGAGAGAGAGCCTAA